The Stutzerimonas stutzeri RCH2 genomic interval TCGCCCAGCGCATTCATGGCGCTCTGTACCTGATCGCTACGACGCATCACCGCGGTTTCGGTGAGTTCGAATTCCAGCCAGTGCGGATCGATGCCACGCTCGTCGATCAGGCGGTTGAGGGTCGGCAGCAGCTGGCTGTCCTGGAACTGGCGAAACGACAGGTTGATCGCCATGTGCAGCGCATCGGCGCCGCCATCCTGCAGGCTTTGCAGATCACGCAGCGCCCGGGCGATTACCCAGTAGCCGAGCGGCACGATCAGCCCGCTCTCCTCGGCCATGGGTATGAATGCGTCCGGGGCCAGCAGGCCTCTTTCCGGATGCAGCCAGCGCACCAGCGCCTCCAGCCCGACGATGCGCCCGCTCTCCAGGCACAGACGCGGCTGATAGTGCAGCTCCAGCTCGCCGCGACGCAGGGCGCGGCGCAGCTCACCTTCCTGATCGGCCAGGCTGCGCGCGCTGCGGCTGACCTGCTCGTCATAGAAACACCAGGTGCAGCCTTGGCTCGCCTTGGCCTGGCGCATGGCGATCTGCGCGTGCCAGAGCAGCGGATCGGCCTTGATGCCCGCGCTGGCCCGCGCCAGACCGATGCTGCAGCCAAGCATCAGGCTCTCGCCTTCCACCCAGTAGGGTTCTGCCAATGCCTCGACGATACGATCGGCTACCGCCTCGGCGCGCTGCGGATCACCGCGGGTATCGAGCAACAGCGCGAACTCGTCGCCGCCCAGCCGCGCCAGCATGTCGCCGACCTCCAGCTGCGCCTTGAGCCGCGCCACCACCTGCAGGATCAGCCGGTCCCCGGCCTCGTGGCCCAGGGCATCGTTGACGTGGCGAAAGTTGTCCAGATCCAGATAACCCAGCACCAGGCCCTGCTCCTGGTGTTCGGCCAGGGCATCGAACAGCAGCGTCTGGAAGCCCTGGCGGTTGACGATACCGGTGTGCGGGTCCTGCTCGGCGAGCTTCTGCAGGGTGCCCTGCAGGTTGCAGCGCTCACGCACGTAGCGCAGGCAACGGCGCAGCACCTCGGGGCTCAGCTGATCGGCTACCAGCCAGTCCACCGCACCCTCCGGAGAGTCCGCTGGTTCTTCGTCGAGCAGCAGGATCAGCGGCCAGGGATAGCGCCCGACCGGCGGCCGGCATTGAGGGGTCGCCAGCAGCAGGCAGGGCGATGCGAGCAGCTCGCCGGCTGATTCGCAGCTCGCCGCGATGACCAACCGCTCCGTGCAATGCGAAGCCTGCAGGCAGTCACGCAGCCGCGTCGCCCATTCGGGACGATCGGCAAGTAACAGCAGCGGCATGGTTTGCACGGGCGCTGACAAGCGGCCTCCAGACTCGATGGGTTTGTAGACGAGCGACACGCACCCGATTCCCGCACAGTCCTTTGCAAATGCCCTGCCTCCTGCAGCGCGCACAAGACTAATCCATTATTTCGTTCAGCCAAGCCCCATGCGCGACGATCGGTGATTTATTGAGCATGCAACGGGCCAGCATCGGCGCATCAGCCTGTTAAACTCCCGCCCCCGCTTCGAATGACCTGAACTCCATGTCCCGACTCAATCCTCGGCAGCAGGAAGCCGTGAACTACGTCGGCGGCCCCCTGCTGGTGCTCGCCGGCGCCGGCTCCGGCAAGACCAGCGTGATCACCCGCAAGATTGCCTATCTGGTGCAGCAGTGCGGCATCCAGGCCCGCCATATCGTCGCCATGACCTTCACCAACAAGGCCGCGCGCGAAATGAAGGAGCGCGTCGGCAGCCTGCTCAAGGGCGCCGAGGCGCGCGGCCTGACCGTGTCCACCTTCCACAACCTGGGCATGAACATCATCCGCAAGGAATACGCGCGGATGGGCTACAAGCCCGGTTTCTCGATCTTCGATGACGGCGACATCAAGGCGCTGCTCACCGACATCATGCAGAAGGAGTATTCCGGCGACGACGGCGCCGATGAGATCAAGAACTACATCGACAGCTGGAAGAACGATCTGATCCTGCCCGACGAGGCCCTGGCCAACGCGCGCAATCCCAAGGAGCAGACCGCCGCCATCGTCTATCTGCACTACCAGCGTACGCTCAAGGCGTACAACGCGGTGGACTTCAACGACCTGATCCTGCTGCCGGTGAAACTCTTTCAAGAGCACGCCGACATCCTGGAGAAGTGGCAGAACCGCATCCGCTACCTGTTAGTCGACGAATACCAGGACACCAACGCCAGCCAGTATCTGCTGGTCAAGCTGCTGGTGGGCATGCGCAACCAGTTCACCGTGGTCGGCGACGACGACCAGTCGATCTACGCCTGGCGTGGCGCGCGGCCGGAAAACCTGATGCTGCTCAAAGAGGATTACCCCTCGCTGAAGGTGGTGATGCTGGAGCAGAACTACCGCTCCACCAGCCGCATCCTCAAGTGCGCCAACATCCTCATCGCCAACAACCCGCACGTGTTCGAGAAGCAGCTGTGGTCGGAGATGGGCCACGGCGACGAGATCCGGGTGATCCGCACGCGCAACGAGGATGCCGAGTGCGAGCGGGTGGCGCTGGAGATCCTCACCGAACACCTGCGTACCCAGCGCCCCTACAGCGACTTCGCCATCCTCTACCGCGGCAACTACCAGGCCAAGCTGATGGAGCTGAAGCTGCAGCACCACCAGATTCCCTATCGGCTGTCCGGCGGCACCAGCTTCTTCGCCCGCCAGGAAGTGAAGGATCTGATGAGCTACTTCCGCCTGCTGGTCAACCCGGACGACGACAACGCCTTCCTGCGGGTGATCAATGTGCCGCGCCGCGAGATCGGCTCCACCACCCTGGAAAAGCTCGGCAACTATGCCAGCGAGCGCGGCATCTCGATGTACGCCGCCGCTGACGAGATCGGCCTCGGCGCGCATCTGGACAGCCGCTATGCCGAGCGCCTGGCGCGCTTCAAGCACTGGATGGACAACGTCCGCCAGCAATGCGTGGTCAACGAGCCGATCGCCGCCATCCGCAGCATGGTGATGGACATCGACTACGAGAACTGGCTGCGCCAGAACGCCTCCAGCGACAAGGTGGCCGACGCACGCATGGGCAACGTCTGGTTCCTCGTCGATGCGCTGAAAAACACGCTGGATAAAGACGAAGATGGCGACATGACCATCGAGGACGCCATCGGCAAGCTGGTGCTGCGCGACATGCTCGAGCGTCAGCAGGAAGAGGAAGAAGGCGCCGAGGGCGTGCAGATGATGACCATGCACGCCTCCAAGGGCCTGGAATTCCCCTCGGTGTACATCATCGGCTTCGAGGAAGAGATTCTGCCGCACCGCTCCAGCATCGAGTCCGACACCATCGAGGAAGAGCGGCGCCTGGCCTACGTCGGCATCACCCGCGCCAAGCGCAACCTGGCACTGACCTTCGCCGCCAAGCGCAAGCAGTATGGCGAGGTGATCGACTGCACGCCGAGCCGCTTCCTCGACGAACTGCCGCCCGAGGACCTGGTCTGGGAAGGCCAGGAGGATGCGCCGGTGGAGGTCAAGGCCGCGCGCGGCAACGACGCCCTGGCGGCGATGCGGGCGATGCTCAAGCGCTGACGCCACGCCCTTCTTTTCGAGGGGCATTCAGCACCGGTTTGTATCCCGTAACCCAACCGCGGCATGCTTTGCCGATTGCGGCTTCTGGAGGGATTCGATGTACCACGGTGAACGCTTCAATGCCTGGACGCACCTGGTCGGTGCGCTGCTGGCCTGTCTGGGCGCCATTTGGCTGCTGGTGCTGGCGGCGCTCGACGGCGAGCTGGCGAAGATCGTCAGTGCCGCGATCTACGGCCTCAGCCTGATCCTGCTCTACAGCATCTCGACGCTGTACCACAGCCTGCGCGGGCGGGCGAAGGTGGTCATGCGCAAGCTCGATCACCTGTCGATCTATCTGCTGATCGCCGGCAGCTACACGCCGTTCTGCCTGGTCACTCTGGCCGGCCCCTGGGGCTGGACGCTGTTCGGCATCGTCTGGGGCCTGGCGGTGATCGGCATGCTGCAGGAGATCAAGCCGCGCTCCGAGGCGCGGGTGCTGTCACTGGTGATCTACGCGGTGATGGGCTGGATCGTGCTGGTGGCGGTCAAGCCGCTGCTGGCGGCGCTCGGCGGTGCCGGCTTCGCCTGGCTGCTGACCGGCGGCATCTGCTACACGGTAGGCATCGTGTTCTTCGTCTTCGACGACCGTTTCCGCCACTGGCACGGCATCTGGCACATCTTCGTGATGGTTGGCAGCCTGCTGCACTTCATTGCGATTCTGTTCTACGTGATCTGACTCAGCGTTGTTCGTCCAGCGCCGCCGCGCTGCCGAGCACGGCTTCCAGCTCGCGCGCCGCGGCGCGCAGCCGCGGCACGAACTCCAGCAGCTGCGCCATCGAGCAGCGAATCACCGGTGCATGGCTGAACAGGCAGGCCAGCAGCTCGCCGTCGGCATCCCGCACCGGCACCGCACAGGCGACCATGCCGTCGATGAACTCCTCGCAATCGGTGCCGAGCTGTTCTTCACGCACCCGCGCCAGATCGTCACGCAGCGCGCTGAGGTCAGTCAGCGTGTTGCGCGCCATCCGTTGTAGCGGCAAGCGCGGCAGCACCCGCTCCAGTTGCTCCGGCGGCAGCGAGGCCAGATAGAGCTTGCCACTGGCGGTGCACCAGAGCGGCGTGTGGCTGCCAATGGGCAGGTTGATCTGCAGCGGCCAGTTGGTCTGCACCCGGTCGAAATAGAGCATGTCCAGCCCATCCGGGATGGCCAGCCCGCAGGTTTCACCGATGGCTTCGGAGAGCTGGCGCAGGATCGCCTGGCGCAGCGCGTTGTGCCGGCTGCTGCGCAGGATGTTCAGCGCCGCGACGTGCAGGCGCTCGCCCGGTAACAGCCCACCGCGCAGGCCGAACTGCAGGAAGCCTTCCTTTTCCAGCGTCTGCACCAGCCGGTGCGCGCTGGCCTTGGGAATGTCCAGCCGTTCGGCCAGGGCCGTCGGGCTGAGCGGCTCCTTCGCCGCCGCAACCGCCTCGATGATTTCCAGCACGCGGGTGATGGAGGAGCCTTTCTCGCGGGGAATGCTGCGCATCGTCTGCCTTGTCGTTCGATGAGATGAGCGCCCCGCAGGGCGCGCACGAGTGTAGCGACCGGCACCATCTGTGCAACGGTGCCGCGCGGGTTACTTCATGGTCGGCATGGCGAACTCGGCACCGGCGCGGATACCGGTGGGCCAGCGCCGGGTCACGGTCTTCATCCGGGTGAAGAAGCGCACCCCATCCGGGCCGTGCATGTTCAGCGGGCCGAACACCGAGCGCTTCCAACCGCCGAAGCAGTGGAAGGCCATCGGCACCGGGATCGGCACGTTGACGCCGACCATGCCGACCTTGACGTTTTCCTCGAACTGCCGCGCGGTGTCGCCGTCGCGGGTGAAGATCGAGGTGCCATTGCCGTATTCATGGTCGTTGATCAGTTGCAGCGCCTCGTCGAAGCTCTTCACCCGCACCACTGCCAGCACCGGACCGAAGATTTCCTCGCGGTAGATGCGCATGCTCGGCGTGACACGGTCGAACAGCGTCGGGCCGACATAGAAGCCGTTCTCATGGCCCTCGACCTTGATGCCACGACCGTCGCAGACCAGCGTCGCGCCCTCTTCCACGCCCAGATCGATGTAGCCGCTGACCTTCTGCTGGTGCTCACGGGTCACCAGCGGGCCCATGTGCGGCTCGGGCTCGATGCCCAGGCCCGGGCCGGTGCGCATCTGGCCGATCTCGTCTTGCAGCATGCCGACCAGCTTGTCGGCCACCTCGTCACCGACGCACACCGCCACCGAAATGGCCATGCAGCGCTCGCCTGCCGAGCCATAAGCCGCGCCGATCAGCGAGCTGACCACCTGCTGCGGATCGGCATCGGGCATCACCACCATGTGGTTCTTCGCCCCGCCCAGCGCCTGGCAACGCTTGCCGTGGGCCGAGGCGGTGGCATAGATGTATTCGGCGATGGGCGTCGAGCCGACAAAGCTGACCGACTGCACCCGCTCATCGGTGAGCAGCACGTCCACCGCTTCCTTGTCGCCGTTGACGATGTTCAGCACACCGGCCGGCAGCCCGGCTTCGGCCAGCAGCTCGCCGAGCAGCATGGTCGCGCTGGGGTCCTTTTCCGAGGGCTTGAGCACGAAGGTATTCCCGCAGGCGATGGCCACCGGCAGCATCCACAGCGGCACCATGGCCGGGAAGTTGAACGGGGTGATGCCGACGCAGACGCCCAGCGGCTGCATCAGCGAGTTGGAATCGATGTCGCGACCGACATTGGAGGAGAACTCGCCCTTGAGCAGGTGCGGGATGCCGCAGGCGAACTCGACCACTTCCAGCCCGCGGGTGACTTCGCCCTGGGCGTCGGAAAAGACCTTGCCGTGCTCGCTGGTGATCAGCCGGGCGACGTCGTCACGGCGACGTTCGAGCAGTTCCTTGAAGCGGAACATGACCCGCGCGCGCACCAGCGGCGGCGTCTTCGACCAGCCGTCGAAGGCGGCCTGGGCGGCGGCAATCGCTTCGCGGGTTTCATCCGCCGAGGACAGCGAGACATACAGGCGTGGCTCGCCGTTGGCCGGGTTGTAGACAGTGGCGTGGCGCTCGGAGCGGCCGGCGACGGCCTCGTTGTTGATCAGGTTGCCGAGGGTCTGCATGGCTTCACTCCTGGTTCCAGACGGTTTTGTAGAGGTCGATGATTTCCGCTTCGGTAGGCACGCGCGGGTTGTTGCCCGGCGAGCCAGAGGCCAGCGCCTGGCGCGCCATGGTCTCGCGCAGCTCGAAGAAGCGCTCGCGGCTGATGCCGAACTGCTCGGGGCTCGGCACTTGCAGTTCCTGATTGATTGCACGCAGCTCGGCGAGCAGCTTGTCGTTCGCCACCCCGACACTGTCGGTTTGCGCCGCAACGCCCATCGCCCGCGCGCAGTCGGCGTAGCGCTCGGGCGCGGCGGGAATCGAGAAGGCGGTGATCGCCGGCAGCAGCATGGCGTTGGACAGCCCGTGCGGCACATGAAAGAAGGCACCGATCGGCCGGCTCATGCCGTGCACCAGCGCCACCGAGGCGTTGGAGAAGGCGATCCCGGCCAACGTCGCGCCGAGCATCATCGCCTCGCGCGCGGCGCGGTTGCCCGGCTCGTGGAAGGCTGCGCGCAGGTTCGGTGCCAGCAGACGCATGGCTTCCAGCGCCTGGGCATCGCTGTAGAGGCTGGCCTTGCGGCTGACATAGGCCTCGATGGCGTGGGTCAGCGCATCGATGCCGGTGTCGGCGGTGACCCGCGGCGGCAGCGAGAGGGTCAGCTCGTAATCGATCAGCGCGGCGATGGGCATGAAGCCGAGGCCGGCGCAGAGCATTTTCTCGTCGCTGGTCTCGTCGGTGATGATGGTGAAACGCGTCGCCTCCGAGCCAGTTCCGGCGGTGGTGGGGATGGCGATCAGCGGCAGGCCGGCTTCGCTGACATCGCGCGGGAAGCGGTAGTCGCGCATCTCGCCGCCGAACTTGCCGAGGATGCCGATGGCCTTGGCCGAATCGATCGGGCTGCCGCCACCGAGGGCGACGATGGAATCAAAATCGCCCTGGCGGACCATTTCCACACCCGCTCGAATCGAAGCAGCGGTCGGTTCGGGCAGGGTATCGGCGAAGCACTGGCTGGCGATGCCGGCCTCTCCCAGCTGACCGGCGATACGGGCGACATAGCCCAGTTCGACCATCATGCGGTCGGTGACGATCAGCGGGCGATTGCAGCCCAGCTCCTTCAGCACGCGGGCGAGTTGCTGGCTGGCGCCGGCGCCGACTTCCATCAGGCGCGGCAGAACGATGCGATGACTCATGGGCACTCTCCGAATGTGGACTGCCTGACGAAGCGGCAGCTTCTTATTTTGAGACCCTACGTCTCACTATGAATCGGAGAGTAGGTAGAGCAGGCAGCTGCCGTCAACCTGAAACGAGACCTTTCGTCTCAGGATTAGGGGTGTGCTTAGGGAAACAGGATCAGCGAGTGCTCAGACGATCACGGAGTTGATTCGATTGCTCCCGCAGGCGATCACGCGCGGACAGCACATCGGCCCGCGCCTGCGCATCCAGCTCGTCCATATCAGCCTCGACGTTGAGCAGTACGGCATCGACGCAGGCGCTCAGCAACAACACCGCTGCCTCGACATCACAGCGCAACGCCGGCTCGACCATCGGCAAGGCGCGCTCGGCGATGCCCAGCGCCTCGACGCAGGCATGTGCCGTAGCCAGCGGCACTGCACAGGCCTGTCGCGACAGTTCGGGCGCCAGCCCCTCGTCGCTCTTCAGAAACTTCGAGAAGACCGCCACATCGTCATCGGCGAAGGCACCGGGACGCCCCAGCAACGAGCGGGCTTCGGCCAGCAGCGCCTCGCAAGAAGCGCCGCCATGCGCCGCGCTGACCCGCAGCGCCTTGATGATCAGCGCCACGGCCAAGTCAGCCGTGACTGCGGTAACCGCACCGCAACCGGGCAACGCACGCTCGGCCACGGATTGGCGAAACTGCGCGAGGCTCAGCTGCCAGAGCCCCTGCCCCACGCCCGGCCGGTCGGCTTCGGCCATCAGGCCGACTTGGCTCCGTCCCAATGCAGCAACACATCGAGCATGCGGTTGGAGAAGCCCCACTCGTTGTCGTACCAGGCCATCACCTTGACCAGCTCGCCCTGCACACGGGTCTGGCTGAGGTCGGCAACGCAGGACGCCGGGTAGCCGTTGAAGTCGCAGGACACCAGCGCTTCCTCATTGCACTCCATGACGCCGGCCGGCAGCTTCTGCGCCCCGGCACGCAGGATGTCGTTGATTGCCTCGACGCTTGCCGGCGCGTTCTCGGCGATGAAGGTCAGATCGACCAGCGAGACGTTCGGCGTCGGCACCCGCACCGAGAGCCCGTCCAGACGCCCGGCCAGCTCCGGCAGCACCAGGCCGATGGCCTTGGCCGCACCGGTGGTGGACGGAATCATCGACAACGCCGCGGCACGCGCGCGGTAGAGATCGCTGTGCGCCTTGTCCAGCAGGTTCTGGTCGTTGGTGTAGGAGTGCACGGTGTTGAGCAGGCCCTGACGGATGCCGACCGCCTCGTGCAGCACCTTGGCCAGCGGCGCCAGGCAGTTGGTGGTGCACGAGGCGTTGGAGACGACGCGCTGATCGCCCAGCAGCTGGTGATTCACGCCGTAGACCACGGTCAGGTCGCCGCCATCCAGCGGATGCGAGGCGAATACGCGACTGGCTCCGGCCTGCAGGTGCTGCTCGATCATCGCGCGCTTCTTGAACTTGCCGGTGCACTCGAGCACCACATCGACATTCAGCTCCTTCCACGGCAGCTGGGTCGCATCGCGTTCGGCCAGCAGGCGGATCGCCTGGCCGCGCACCACCATCGACTCGCCCTGCAGCTCAACCGGCTCGGGAAAACGACCAAAGGTCGAATCGAAGCGGGTCAGATGCACCAGCGTCTTGTGGTCGCTGAGATCGTTGATCGCGACCACCTGTACCCGATCCTGCAACCCACGCTCGAACAGCGCTCGTACGACGGCGCGACCGATACGTCCATACCCGTTGATGGCAATACGTAGCATGCAAATCTCCTCGGAGGGGGGGGAAAGTCTGTCGTTAGCTTAGGCGGAGTATCCACCCTTGCGTTCATCGCGGACCGACCAGGATCAATTAACTAACGAACCCATGTGCCGTTGACCAGTCGTAAACCTGACAGAGCGGTCGTGCAGCATCGGCCGCGACCTGAGACGAATCAGGGGGTACATGGCATGAGCGAGACAACCCGAACACCGTGGTGGAAGGGCGCGACCGTTTATCAGATCTACCCGCGGTCGTTTGCCGACAGCAATGGCGACGGCATCGGCGACCTCAACGGCGTACTGCGCCATCTCGATCATCTGCAGCAGCTGGGCGTCGACGCCCTCTGGCTGTCGCCGATCTTCCGCTCGCCCATGGCCGATGCCGGCTACGACATCAGCGACTATTGCGATATCGACCCGCTGTTCGGCTCGCTGGCCGACATCGACCGGCTGATCGCCGAAGCCCATGCCCGCAATATCCGCGTGCTGCTGGATTTCGTGCCCAATCACACCTCGGATGAGCATCCCTGGTTCGTCGAGTCGCGCAGCTCGCGGGACAACCCCAAGCGCGACTGGTACATCTGGCGTGACCAGCCGAATAACTGGCGTGCCGCGCTCGGCGCCGGCAGCGCCTGGACCTGGGACGAGCACACCCAGCAGTACTACCTGCACCTGTTCCTCGCCAAGCAACCGGACCTCAACTGGCGCAACCCCGAGGTGGTCGAGGCGATGCACGACGTGCTGCGCTTCTGGCTCGACCGCGGCATCGATGGCTTCCGTATCGACGTCATCCACTGCACCGGCAAGGACTTAAGCTTCGCCGACGACCCGCGCTGCCAGGCCGGCCAACCGCTGTCGGACTTCAACGATCAGCCTTACAGCCACGAAGTGCTGCGCGGTCTACGCAAGCTGGTCGACAGCTATCCCGGCGACCGCATGCTGGTGGGCGAGGTGAACATCCGCTCCACCGAGCGCGTGTTGCAGTACTACGGCGCCGGCGATGAGCTGCACCTGGCGTTCAATTTCAACCCACTCGACGCGCCCTGGGACCCGGTGCTGTTTCGCACCTGCATCCGCGAGGTCGAACACTGGCTGCAACCCGCCGGCGCCTGGCCGACCTGGGTGCTGTCGAATCACGACAACGTGCGCCAGCGCAGCCGTTACCGGGGCTCCGAGCGCGCCGCACGGGCGGCTGCGGTGCTGCTGCTGACGTTGCGCGGCACGCCGTTCATCTACCAGGGCGAAGAATTGGGCCTGGAGGATGCGCATATCCGCGACGAGGCGCGCATCGACCCGGGCGGCCGCGACGGCTGCCGCGCGCCGATCCCCTGGCAGGCCGAACCGCCCCACGGCTGGCAAGGTGCGGAACCCTGGCTACCCTTCCCGCCTGATGCCGCTGAACTGGCTGCGGAACGGCAGACCGGCGCAGCGAATTCGATATTCGCGCTCTACCAGCGCCTGCTCGCCGCACGCAAAGCCAGCCCGGCGCTGCATCACGGCGACTTCGAAGAATTGGCCTCGCACCCCGAGGTACTGGCCTATCGCAGGCAGCACGGCGATGACTGCCGACTGGTCTGCATCAACTTCTCCGAGCAGCCCCATGCCCACCCGCACGCAGGCGACTGGCACGTCGAGATCGCCAGTGACGGGGTCGGAGAGAACGCGCCTTACAACGGCACCCTTAACCCGGGGCAGGCCGTTGTGCTGCGCCCAATGGAGAACTGAGCATGCGTCCACTCTGGTACCGCAACGCGGCGATCTATCAGATCGACCCCACGCTGTTTCGTGACAGCAATGGCGACGGTTGCGGCGATCTGCGCGGCATCACCGAACGGCTCGACTACATTCGCGGCCTCGGCTGCACCGCCGTATGGCTCATGCCGTTCTATCAGTCGCCGTTCGAGGATGCCGGCTACGACATCAGCGATCACCTGCAGGTGGACGAACGCTTCGGTGATCTGGCGGACATCGTCGCGCTGCTGGAAAAGGCCGAGGAACTGGGCCTGCACGTCATCATCGAGCTGGTGGTGCAGCACACCTCCATCCAGCACAAGTGGTTTCAGGAGGCGCGCCGCGACCGCAACTCGCCCTATCGCGACTACTACATCTGGGCCGACGAGCCCGACGACTTCATGGAGCCGATTTTCCCGACCGTCGAAGACAGCATCTGGACCTGGGACGAGGAAGCCGGCCAGTACTACCGCCACCTGTTCTACAAGCATGAGCCGGACCTCGACCTGACCAACCCGCGGGTCATCCACGAGATCGAGCGGATCATGTCGTTCTGGCTGCGCCTGGGCGTTTCCGGTTTTCGCATCGACGCCGCGGTGCATATGGTGCGCCAGGCTGGCGGTGGTGAACTGGAGAAGGGTTACTGGCTGCTCGAGCACATGCGCGATTTCGTCACCATGCGCCGCCCGGAAACCGTGCTGCTCGGCGAGATCGATACCGATCCGGACAAATACGTCGAATACTTCGGCGACGAAGCCGACCGCGTCACCCTGCTGCTGGATTTCTGGACCAACAATCACCTGTTCCTTTCCCTGGCGCGGCAGCAGGCCGAGCCGCTGGTGCGGGCACTGAACAGCCAACCGCTGCCGCCCAGCCATTCGCAATATGCGCTGTGGATTCGCAACCACGACGAGCTGAGCCTCGACCGCCTGGAAGAGGATGAACGCAACGAGGTGATGGACACCTTCGCCCCCGACGAGAACATGCGTGCCTACAACCGCGGTATTCGTCGACGCCTCGCGCCGATGCTCGATGGCGATGAGCGTCGCATCGCCGCTACCCATGCCCTGCTCTTCTCCCTGCCTGGTACGCCGATCATCCGCTACGGTGAGGAAATCGGCATGGGTGACGACCTCGATCGCCCTGAGCGGTTGG includes:
- a CDS encoding alpha-amylase family glycosyl hydrolase, translating into MSETTRTPWWKGATVYQIYPRSFADSNGDGIGDLNGVLRHLDHLQQLGVDALWLSPIFRSPMADAGYDISDYCDIDPLFGSLADIDRLIAEAHARNIRVLLDFVPNHTSDEHPWFVESRSSRDNPKRDWYIWRDQPNNWRAALGAGSAWTWDEHTQQYYLHLFLAKQPDLNWRNPEVVEAMHDVLRFWLDRGIDGFRIDVIHCTGKDLSFADDPRCQAGQPLSDFNDQPYSHEVLRGLRKLVDSYPGDRMLVGEVNIRSTERVLQYYGAGDELHLAFNFNPLDAPWDPVLFRTCIREVEHWLQPAGAWPTWVLSNHDNVRQRSRYRGSERAARAAAVLLLTLRGTPFIYQGEELGLEDAHIRDEARIDPGGRDGCRAPIPWQAEPPHGWQGAEPWLPFPPDAAELAAERQTGAANSIFALYQRLLAARKASPALHHGDFEELASHPEVLAYRRQHGDDCRLVCINFSEQPHAHPHAGDWHVEIASDGVGENAPYNGTLNPGQAVVLRPMEN
- the gap gene encoding type I glyceraldehyde-3-phosphate dehydrogenase produces the protein MLRIAINGYGRIGRAVVRALFERGLQDRVQVVAINDLSDHKTLVHLTRFDSTFGRFPEPVELQGESMVVRGQAIRLLAERDATQLPWKELNVDVVLECTGKFKKRAMIEQHLQAGASRVFASHPLDGGDLTVVYGVNHQLLGDQRVVSNASCTTNCLAPLAKVLHEAVGIRQGLLNTVHSYTNDQNLLDKAHSDLYRARAAALSMIPSTTGAAKAIGLVLPELAGRLDGLSVRVPTPNVSLVDLTFIAENAPASVEAINDILRAGAQKLPAGVMECNEEALVSCDFNGYPASCVADLSQTRVQGELVKVMAWYDNEWGFSNRMLDVLLHWDGAKSA
- a CDS encoding alpha-amylase family protein; translation: MRPLWYRNAAIYQIDPTLFRDSNGDGCGDLRGITERLDYIRGLGCTAVWLMPFYQSPFEDAGYDISDHLQVDERFGDLADIVALLEKAEELGLHVIIELVVQHTSIQHKWFQEARRDRNSPYRDYYIWADEPDDFMEPIFPTVEDSIWTWDEEAGQYYRHLFYKHEPDLDLTNPRVIHEIERIMSFWLRLGVSGFRIDAAVHMVRQAGGGELEKGYWLLEHMRDFVTMRRPETVLLGEIDTDPDKYVEYFGDEADRVTLLLDFWTNNHLFLSLARQQAEPLVRALNSQPLPPSHSQYALWIRNHDELSLDRLEEDERNEVMDTFAPDENMRAYNRGIRRRLAPMLDGDERRIAATHALLFSLPGTPIIRYGEEIGMGDDLDRPERLAVRTPMQWSNEPNAGFSCTKGELAAPVIDEGPFTYEKINVFAQTLRSDSLMARTGNMIRTRIGLREIGIGKRTTVEVNDPAVFAIRHDNGSTVLMLVNLADQETTVEITDDDLQDMVDVLADCDYDQPEGTPLKIRLGPYGYRWLRRKQQLFG